The nucleotide sequence GCGAATGGGTAGCTGAGCACGCGAGCATTCATGGCGAGGATGAAGGGGAGGCTCTTCTCCTGAACATTGAGCGCGCGCCGGTAGAGTTCCTCGGCTTCCACATCTCTCTTTTCTGAATGGCAAATGTCCGCCAGTTCGTTCAGGCTTTGGGAAAGTGCAAAACCGGATGCAGGAACTTTTTCGTAGGCGGAGATGGCCTGCCGGTAGAACAACTCGGCCTCCTTCAGCTCACCCCGTTCTTTGTACTGCCGTGCACGCAGCGCATCGTTCTCCGCGCCCATCGTATCGGAGTTTGTCTGCGTATTGTTTGATGGGGGAGCGGGTTCGGCAATCAGGTGCTCAGCTTCGTCTTTCTTTCCCTCTTCGTCCAACACATCGGCCAAGCTGGCACGCAACTGCAGTTGCAGGGATTTCTGGGCGGGCGTCAGCCCGTCGGCAAATTCTAAGGCGCGCCTCAGTACCCGCTCTGCCTCTTTGTACTCCTTCTGCTGTCGATAGAAAATTGCGGCACTACTAAGAATCGTGACGCGATAAAAGGGCTCCATCTCTTTCGCGGCTTCAACGATCGCCACGGCCCTGCCGTGGAGTTTCTCCGCTTCAATGACGTCCGTCAACGACGCAAGCACTGCCAGGCTACCGTAGTCTTCTGCCAAGTGCGGGTCGTTAGCGCCAAGGTTCTTCTCGTCAAGCGCGACAACGCGCCGGACCAGAGCGATCGACCGGGCACTGCCGACGTCTACGGAGGACGCCAAAAGAAGCCCGCGCGCCTTCTGAGGATTTGAGTCCGGAAGTTTATCGGCTTCAACAATCAAGGTCTCGGCTAACTTCTTCCGATCCTCTGAAGTGCCTTTTTGCCAGCTTTCCTGGAATTGGCGAATGAGATTATCGAAAGTGCTCAATTCCTGGGAAGCAGCTGGCGGCTCACCTTGCAGAAGTGCGTAGGCTCGAAGTCCTCCTGGTCCGAGAAGCGCTGCAGCCAGGATGAACAAAAAAAGAAGAGTGCGGGAAAACACTATAACTGCGAGAGAACGCCGCGAGTTTCGCTTCTTCACGATTAAACCCCTGCTGTTGAACCGACACTGAGACAGGGCCCATTACATGAGACTTCGAGGGAAGTATTTCCTTGCCTGCTTGAATATATACCGATTGGAATGGTCTAGTACGTCCGGCCCACTCGCGATCCAATCCATCAGAGCTTCTACCGATGGCGCCAGCTAGGGCTTCTTGATGAATCTCCGCCGCGCCAGATGGTTCTGGGCAGTGGGCTGTATTTCTTCATACTTCAGGACGCTGATCGACCCATCGACCTCGAGTACGGCCAAGGCAACTTCCTTATACGTGGCGACGCCGTGCTCTCGAACCGCACATTCGAGCGCATCCATGGTGATATGTTCGCGGGCCATGTGCGCAGCGATCACTTCTCCATCGTGAATCAGCAAGCTGGGCTGGCCCTGGATGAGTTTGCGAAAGCGCCGGTTGGTCCCTGCGAGTTCGGCGACCAGGTAGTTGAGCGAGAGCAGCGTGGCGGCGGCCACGGCTCCTCCCCATACCGACGTATCGGAACCGGTCATCGCATTCTGGACGGAGTTGGAGAGCAGCAGGAGCAGGGTGAGGTCGAACGGGGTCATCTGGCCGACTTCCCTTTTGCCGCTGAGTCGAATTCCAACCAGCACCAAAAGGTAGACGACACCCGTTCGCAAGGCGATTTCCAGCAGCGTATGCGCGCCCGGTGGCAACATTCGCGTTACGAATTACTGCGGAGTCGGCGTCACCGGGATGGGAGCATTCTTGGGAGTGCTCAGATAGCCCGTGATCTTGTTTTTGTCTACCGTCCAGACCACCATCTCATAGAGCATGTGCTCGCGACCGGTATAGAACTGGACCGGCTCGCTGGCGTTCTTGTCTTTCTTTTCGATGGTGCGGTCGTCGGCGGTCACGTTGAGGGTGTACTTCCCCTTCTTCGGATCGGTCTTCTTGAGTTGCAGCGCGACCGTCGAAAAGGCCTGCGGGTTGGCGCCCTTCAACAGCGTGAACTCGTAATACTGGCGGTCACCCTTGTGCTTGAGGACTTCCAGATCGCCGCGCGTATTGGCGATCAGGCCGCTCTGCACTCCCAGGTCGCCGATGGTGCGTTGTAATGCGGCCTTGGTTTCTTCCAGCGAGGCTTTGGTGTTGCCGAGGTCGGTCTTGACACCGCCGACATCCGACTTCACGTTGCCTACTTCGCCAGCCACAGCGCTAATCTCTTTCTTTTGCTCTTCGGCGAGTTTGGCCACGGAGGCGCGCTGCTGCCGCTGCAATTCATCGGCGCGTGATGCCAGTTCCTTCTTGGTCATACCCAGTTGCTGGGCCAGAGTTTCTGAATCCGCTTCGGCAGACTGCATGCGTTTGGACAAATCGGCGTTCTGTTTCTGTTCGGCTGCGATGTCCTGGGTTAGTTTTTCGAGCTTGGTATGTTGATCAAAGAGGAAATACGACGACGCGGCAGCAAATGCGACGGCCAGAACAATCAGAATCCACTTGCCGGCACTGCTCTGCGATTCAGAGTGATATACGGGTGCGTCTTCGCCTTCAGGCATAAGTATGCATCTCCCAATTGAGGTGGACTGTAACCGCTATTGTTGGGGAGAAGCGAGGCTCTGTCAATTGCGTTTGAGGTTCTCGGTCGGAGGTAACTTGCGGCTAGAATGGGGACGTGAAGACCTGGGACGCGATCATTATCGGGGCAGGCATCATCGGACTGACGTTGGCGATTGAGTTACGGAAGCAAGGCCTCCGGGTCATGGTGGTCGACAAGGGTGAACCGGGACGGGAGTCGTCCTGGGCAGCAGGCGGCATGCTGGTGGACTTCTCCCCCGAGATGCCGCGCGCATTGCAGGAATTGGGCGCGGCGAGCGCCAGGATGTATCCCGAGTTCGTGCATCAACTGAAGGATGAGTCGCGGCTGAACATCGATCTGCGATCAGAAGGCGCCCTGCTGTGGGATCCGGCGTCGGACCCGCTTCTGCGCTCGTCCTATCCTCTACCCGCTCCCCTGGCCGAACTTGAGCCGCACCTTGCAGCCAAAAGCTGCGAGCCATTTTTCGTGAGAGAACGGTGTGTGGACCCTCGCGACCTGGTCGCAGCCGTAATCGCAACAGCTCGTCATCGGGAAGTAGATTTTTCCTCGGGCGACACCGTTCTTGGGGTCGAAATCAACGAGGGTAAAGCGATTGGAGTCCGCACCAATAAAACTACGTTTGCGGCGGGCGCGATCGTGAACTGTGCCGGAGCGTGGGCCGGACAAGTCGCTCCCCATGTTTTCCCGACGCGTCCTGTCAAAGGACAAATGCTCTATGTGGTCATGCCTGAGAAGGACCTGCTTCGCCACGTAGTGCGGACACCCGAGGTTTACCTGATCCCCCGCAGTGATGGACGGTTACTTATCGGAGCGACTGTGGAAGAGGCAGGGTTCGACAAACAAGTTGTCCCGGATACGATTCATAAGCTGAGGAAGGCCGCGATCGAAATGGTGCCGCGCCTGACGGAGGCACGGATACTGGAATCGTGGGCGGGGTTGCGTCCGGGCACTCCCGATGCGCTGCCCATCCTCGGTGCGACGTCTACACCGGGATACTTTGTCGCGACCGGGCATTTTCGCGATGGCATTCTGCTCGCGCCGATCACGGCAAATTTGATGACTTCGGTCGTGACCGGGAGAAAGACCGCACTTGATCTGTCTGCATTTTCACCCGCCCGGTTTTCGTAAGGCTGCATTGCGGGCACAACAAACCCGGAACTTTTGTTGAGTGTTATGCGTTCTTGCATCATGCCTTTTCGGGAGAATACTTGAAACTCATCATCGACAACGTCAGCAAACAATATGGGCGCGGACCATGGGCGCTGCGGAATTTCAGCCTTGAATTGGGTACAGGTGTGCTTGGGTTGCTTGGCCCGAACGGTGCGGGCAAAACGACGCTCATGACCATCCTGGCGACAATTACGCGGGCTACTGAGGGGCGCGTGATTTGGGACGGTGCCGAAGTGTCGGCCAATCCTGATGCGCTGCGATCCGTTTTAGGATATCTTCCGCAGGACTTCGGCGTGTATCCCAATCTGAATGCTGTGGAATTTCTGGAATACCTGGCGGCTGTCAAAGGGCTCGATGCGGCTGTAAGTAAGCGGCGAATTGACGAACTCCTGAATCTCGTCAACTTGACGGACGTGCGAAAACGGCCGTTGGGCGGCTACTCCGGGGGCATGAAACAGCGTGTAGGAATTGCCCAGGCGTTGCTGAACGATCCGAAGTTGCTGATTGTGGATGAACCAACTGCTGGCCTCGATCCGGAAGAGCGCGTGCGCTTCCGCAATTTGCTGTCAGAATTATCCGGCGAACGGATTGTGATCTTGTCCACGCATATCGTGTCTGACGTGGAAGCAACCGCGACGGACATTGCATTGATCTCGCAAGGCCAGCTGGTGGCCCACGCATCTCCGGAAGACCTGTTGCGAAAAGTGGAAGGCCGCGTCTGGGAGTGGGTATTGCCGAGTGCTGAGTTGAACGGCGCCCGGCAACAGCACCTGATCAGCAACACGGCGCGCCGCAGCGATGGCGTGCATGCCCGCGTACTCGGAGAGACTCCGCCTGACGGCGCGCAACCCGTCGCCCCCAATCTGGAAGACGCGTACTTGTATTGCCTGTCGCAGCACCGCGCCGGGGCAGCGGCATGAAATCGATGCGCGTCCTTTATGCGATGATTCGCGCGGATTTCTTGGAGCGGGTGCGGCGCTACAGTTTTCTGCTCACACTCGCCTTTGCGGTCTATTTGGGATACGCAGCCTTTGCCGGACACATCGTTCTTCGACTCGACGATTACCGCGGCATTCTTAATTCCGCGTGGCTCGGCAGCCTGATGGCCTTGGTGGGCGGGACTTTTCTCAGCCTGGTGGGCTTCTACATCGTGAAGAATTCGATCCTGCGCGACCAGGACACGCGCGTCGGACGAATCCTGGCCACCACGCCCATGAGCAAGAGCTTCTATACGTTGGCGAAGACGGCCAGCAATTTCGCCGTGCTCGCGTCGATGATTTTTGTGTTGGCACTGGCGACCCTCGTCATGCAGGTTGTGCATGCGGAAGATCCGCACATCGATCTGTGGGCGCTGCTCTCGCCGTTGTTGCTGATTGCGCTTCCCTGCATGGCATTCACGGCGGCGCTCGCTGTGCTATTCGAAACCTTGCCGCTATTGCGCGGCGGGGTCGGCAACGTGCTCTATTTTTTCGTCTGGGCCTTCATGCTCATTGGCCCCAACGCTCAAGTGATGGACAAAGGCCAGACACTTCCTCCGGTGGGCTATGTCGTCGATTATGCCGGGGTCGTTTCCACGATGAACCAGATGCAGTCCATCGTGCGCGGGATTGATGCGCAATACAAGGGCGGATCATCGCTGAATATCGGGAACGAGAACGGACCGCCGAGCAAGCGTTTTGTGTGGAAGGGTTTGGATTGGAACGCACCCTTCCTGTTGGGCAGGCTGCTGTGGACAGGGATGGCGGTTGTGCTCGCATTGATCGCTGCCGTGTTCTTCCATCGTTTTGATCCAGCGCGGGAATGGCGGATCAAGAAGGCGAAACCTCTGGAGGCACTCGTAGAGACCCAGATTCCCGGAGAGCTATCTCGCGCTGTGGAACCTTCGCACGCGCATCTCACTCCACTACCGTCAAGGGCAGCACGGAACTCATTCGCGAGATTGGTTGTGGCGGAGTTGCGATTGCTGCTCAAGGGCAAGGGCTGGTGGTGGTACGTGGTGGCCGCCGGACTATCGATCGCGTGCCTGCTGTCTCCCCTTGACAAGGCCCGAGGGGGTGTTTTGATAGCGGCGTGGATGTGGCCGATCCTGGTGTGGTCGTCGATGGGATCGCGCGAGAAGCGGCATGCAACGGAGTCTCTGATCTTTTCTTCGGCGGGCGCGCTGCCCCGTCAACTTCCAGCGATGCTGGCCGCGGGAGTGCTGGTCTCACTTTTCACTGCGGGGGGAATCGGAATTCGCCTATTGCTGCGCGGTGATATGCAAGGAGTGGCGGCATTTCTCGCGGGAGCGATCTTTATCCCCAGCATGGCGATGGCACTGGGCGTGTGGAGTGGCAGCAGCAAGGCCTTTGAAGCGATCTACACGGTGTGGTGGTACATGGGACCCGCGCATCACACGCCTGGAATCGATTTCATGGGCGTTTCACAAGCATCGAGTTCCGCACTGACCTATGCATCAGCGGCGCTGGCTTTGCTTGCGGTGGCGTATTGGCGACGGCGGGCCCATCTCGGATACGCTTGAGTTGCCCCAAAACCTTCAACCACGAAGGTCACCAAGGATCCCGCGAAGGTGACTAAGGAAACTTCTCCTACAACAAGGCCAACCGACCGTTTGGTTTAGAATATAGGGTTGCACTGTATAGACCCGTCCTCATAGGAGAATCAAGATGAAACTTACCCCCGGAAAACTCAAGGGGCTGAAAGCTGTCTCAAACGAACGTGGAGTCATCGCCGCAGCCGCTATGGATCAACGCGGCTCATTGCAGAAGTCGCTGGCCAAGGAAAAAGGCGGCGAAGTCACCGACGCGATGATGGAAGAATTCAAGACTCTCGTCACGGAAGTTCTGACCCCGCATGCCACCGCAATTCTGCTCGATCCCGAATGGGGATTGCCTGCCTCCAAGCGCCGCGCGAAGAATGCCGGCCTGCTTCTCGCGTACGAGAAGACTGGATATGACAAGACTGGCCCCGGCCGCCTTGGCGATCTGCTTGACCTGTGGTCGGCTCGCCGCCTGAAAGAAGCGGGCGCGGATTGCGTCAAGATCCTGCTTTATTACACGCCGTTCGATCCCAAGCACGTCAACGATGCGAAGCATGCATGGGTGGAGCGCATCGGCGACGAGTGTCGCGCCAACGACATTCCCTACTTCCTGGAATTTGTCGGGTACGAAGAGGGCGCTGACGAGAAGGGTTTGGACTACGCGAAAAAGAAACCGCAGATCGTTGCCGAAAGCATGAAGGAGTTCAGCAAGGATCGCTATGGCGTGGACGTCCTGAAAGTCGAAGTGCCCGTGAACATGAAGTATGTCGAAGGCACGAAGTCGTTCGGCGGCCAAAAAGCCTATACCAAGAAAGAAGCCATCGATCTGTTTCACAAGGCAGCGGGCGTCGCGACCAGGCCCTTTATTTATTTGTCGGCTGGCGTCAGCAATGCCGAGTTCAGCGAAACGCTGGAACTGGCGGGCGAATCGGGCGTGAAGTTCAATGGCGTCCTGTGCGGCCGCGCCACCTGGAAAGACGGCATCGCGGTATACGCCAAACAGGGTGCAGCAGCATTCCGCACCTGGCTCGAGACCGAAGGCGTCAAGAACATCAACAATGTGAACGATAAATTGAAGGCCGCGACCTCATGGCACTCGATATACGAGACCTAGTTCGAAGCGACTTTACCAACTGGAAGGCGGGTCTCAGGACCCGCCTTTATTCTTGATATAGGCTTCTTACGAGGACCCTAATGCCGGACCACAAAACCGCTCTCATCACAGGCGCTTCATTCGGAATCGGGCTGGAACTGGCGAGGATTTTTGCCCGCGAGGGCTACAATCTCGTGCTGGTCGCGCGCACGGCGGACAAACTTCGTCAGGTTGCGTCGGAGTTGGAAAAGGCACATGGAACGCGGTCGCTGACTCTGGCCAGCGATCTCTCGGCGCCGGGAGCCGCAGCGTACGTACACGATCAGACCACACGCGCGGAGCTTACCATCGATGTGCTGGTTAATAATGCCGGCTTCGGGCAATTCGGGTTGTTCGCCGAGAACGATCTGGAAGAATGCCTGCAACAGATCCAACTCAACATCACCACCCTCACCCATCTGACGCGCTTGTATCTTCCGGAGATGTTGCAGCGAAAAAGCGGGCGCATTCTGAATGTGGCGTCCACGGCGGCGTTTCAAGCGGGGCCGTTGATGGCTGTTTATTACGCCACGAAAGCGTACGTGCTGCATTTTTCCGAGGGAATTGCGAACGAGCTGCGAGGAACAGGCATTACTGTTACTTGCCTGTGTCCGGGACCGACGGTCACGGAGTTCGCCAAGCGCGCCAACATCCTTACGGCCCGACTCTTCAAGCTTGGCGCAATGGACGCACGCACGGTCGCCGAGGATGGCTACCGCGCTCTGATGGCTGGTAAGCCCATAGTGATCTCGGGATTCAAGAACTGGTTGACCGCGCAGTCGGTGAGGTTCGCACCCCGGAGTTGGGTGACGGCGGTGGCGCGGAAGTTGCAGGAAACCAGAAAAGAATAAATCAGTGGTTAGTGATTAGCGATTGATTTGCTAACCACTAATCACCAGCCACTGACCACTACCTTTTCAACGACTGCTGCACTTTGCTGTGGTGGCGGCCGTAGACGAAATAAACCACCAGGCCGATCACCAACCAGACAATCAGGCGCGCCCAGTTCACCCATCCCAGCTTGTACATCATGTAGCCGTTGAAAAGGATGCCCATGATCGGCACAAACGGCACCCACGGCGTGCGGAAGGGTCGAGCCTGACCTGGATTCGTACTGCGCAGCACCATGACTGCGATACAGACAATGACAAATGCCAGCAGGGTTCCGATGTTGACCATCTTGCCGATGTCATCAATTGGAGTAAGGCTGCCCACAATCGCGGCCAGAAATCCAACGAGAATCGTGTTCTTCCAGGGCGTCCGGAAACGCGGGTGAATGGCCGCGAAGAATTTCTTGGGCAAGAGGCCGTCATTGGCCATCGAGTAAAGGACGCGAGTCTGTCCTAACAACATCACCAGCATGACGCTGGTCAATCCGGCCAAGGCCCCTAGAGTGATGATGTGCGATGCCCCTGTGAGCCCGCGATCCATAAAAGCGCGCGCGATGGGAGCTTCGATGTTCACTTCGCGCCATGGCACCATGCCCGTGAGGACGGCTGCGACGGCAATGTATAGCGCAGTACAGATCAGAAGCGATGCAATGATGCCGATCGGCAGATCGCGTTGAGGGTTCTTTGCTTCCTGGGCAGTGGTCGAAACAGCATCAAATCCGATATAGGCGAAAAAGATATAAGCAGCTCCGGCCCCGATTCCGGAGAATCCGAAAGGCGCAAAACTGTGCCAGTCGCCGCCCCAGTTGCTGGCGCTGACGTAGCGGAAGCCGAGGGCAATCACAAACAGCACAACGGCCACCTTGATGGTGACGATGGTGGAGTTGAAACGAGCGCTCTCTTTAATTCCGATGGTCAGGATGGCGGTGATGACCAATGCAATGATGAAGGCGGGGACATTGACGCCGATCTCGTAGCCGAAAAGGTGCGGCGCGTTGAGCAGGTCGTGACCTCGCTGCATCAGTTCCGGCGACTGAGCGCCCATGATCTCGGTCACTTTATTCAGGAAGGCCTGCGTTCCCGGTACGAGCGTGGAGTCGGAAGCCACAGCCATCTGGCGAGCCACGATATTTTCAGCGGCGCGCAATCCAGTCCAGTGGTCGTAGGCGAGCCAGAGCGGCATCTTGATATGAAATATATCGAGCAGTTCGATGAAGTGGTTCGACCATCCGGAGGACACGGTGCTGGCGCCCATCGCGTATTCGAGGGTCAGATCCCAGCCGATGATCCACGCGAAAATTTCGCCCAACGTCGCATACGCGTAGGTGTAGGCGCTACCGGCCAGCGGGATCATGGCCGCGAACTCGGCGTAGCATAACGCTGCGAATGCGCAACCCATCCCGGAAAGCACGAAGGAGAGCATCAGGCCCGGCCCTGCGTAGTGCGCGCCCAGTCCAGAAAGAACGAAGATGCCGGCGCCAATCACTGCGCCTACGCCCAACGCGGTCAACTGGAATACGCCGAGCGTCCGTTTCAGGCTGTGTTCGCCAGTTTCCTGCGCTTCTTTAACGAGTTGATCAATCGGCTTTTTCGCGAGCAGGTCAGTCATGAATCGCTAGGCTCCTATGGGTCAGGCTGAAGTCGGGCGTGCTTTTTGTGACCACAAGAAATACACCGGGATCCCCAACAGTACGATGCACAATCCCGGCCAGGTATATTGCGGTTTGTAGCGTAACAGCACAACATCGATAAACAAAGCCATCACAATATATATCGCGGGCAGCACGGGATATCCGACAGCCTTATAGGGACGTTCCGCGTCGGGATGCGTTTTGCGCAACACAAACAACCCAATGATGGTCAGAATGTAGAACACCAGCACCGCAAAAATGATGTAGTCAAGAAGCTGGCCATAGCTGCCCGAAACACAGAGGATGCAGGTCCAGACCATCGACACCATCAGCGAAACGGCGGGCGTTTTGTATTTGGGATGCAGACGGGCGACACTCTTGAAGAAAAGGCCGTCCTTGGCCATGGCGTAGTAGACGCGCGCGCCGGCCAGGATCAGGCCGTTACAGCATCCGAAACCGGAAATCATGATGGCAATGGCCATCAGCGCTCCGCCGGCAGCGCCGAACATCTGCGTCATGGTTGCCGTGCCAACGCGGTCTTCGGCGGCATATTGAATGCCGCGCTCCAGCAGCGTCGTTCCGGTCGGGCTTCCCATCAGCGGAAGGGCCGCCAGATAAATGAAGTTGCAGCCGATGTAGAGTGCGATCACGACGCCCGTGCCCAGCGCCAATGAAAGCGGAAGGTTGCGACTGGGATTCTTCACTTCACCGGCGGTGAACGTGACGTTATTCCAGGCGTCGGCAGAAAAGAGTGAGCCGACCTGTGCGATCGCCAAGACTGTCAGGGTCGAGACCAGGACCCCTCCGCCGACATCGTGGAGAGTGCCAAGGCCGGCATTTTTCCAGAAGTTCGCACCGAAGTTGCTGGCAATGGCTTGGGCATTGCGTCCTAGAAAAACGCCAAAGATGACGAGTCCGAGCAGTGCCGAAACTTTGGCTGCGGTGAAGACGTTCTGGATCAGGGCGCCGGTTCTAATGCCGAAAATATTGATGATGGAGAGCAGAACCACCACGAGGATTGCAACGAGGTTCTGAGTGTTGAGACCAACGTCCATGCCGCCCAAGACCATGGGGCCAATCGTGAATTTGGGAACTTTCCAGAAATGCAGGATCCAATGGCTCGAGGAAATTGCCGGCCAGAAAACTCCGAGGAACTTGCCAAAAGCCACGCCCACCGCGGCGATTGTGCCAGTCTGAATGACGAGGAACAATGTCCAGCCGTAGAGGAATCCCCAGAGCGGTCCGAGCGACTCGCGAAGATAGACGTATTGGCCGCCGGCGCGCGGCATCATGGCCGCAAGTTCGCCATAGCTGAGAGCGCCGACAATCGTGAGGAATCCGGTAACGAGCCATGCGCCGATGAGCAGCGCGGGCGAACTCGTTACACGGGAAATGTCGGCGGAGACAATAAAGATGCCGGAACCAATCATTGAGCCCATCACCAGCATGGTCGCGCTGGTCAGGCCGAGGCCTTGAACAAGCTCTTTATCCTGATGGGTGTGTTTCGCCCAATCGTCGGCGAGGGTTGCTGGGGAAGTTGGTTTAGCGTCAGTACTCACGAAGCTCCCAGGTTAGGTCTCAGGTCTCAGGTGCTAGGTTTCAGGTCTAGCGTCTTAGCGTTTTCCTGACACCTGACACCTAAGACCTGGCACCTGATCTTTGCAAGTCATTGAATTTACCTCAGAACCTCGAAAAAAGCCTCTCCTGATTTGCGTGGATCGGGTAACAAGTCAGATATCACGGCCACGCTGTCGGCCCCGGCTTCGATTACGGAGCGGGCATTCTGGCGCGTTATGCCGCCGATGGCGACCAGAGGTTTCCGTGTCAGTTCCCTTGCCCGGCGGACGCCTTCGAGCCCAACGACCGGATCGGGATTCGCTTTGCTGGAGGTGGCAAAAACAGGGCCGATGGCGAGATAGTCGGCGTCGGTCCGGTGCGCTAGTGCTATTTGTTCGGGATTATGTGTTGAGATTCCGAGGCAACGGTCAGGGCCGATGATTCTCCGGGCAGCGTCGGGCGAGAGATCGTCCTGGCCGACATGCAGTCCGTCGAAAGCAGCGGCGAGACAGAGATCGGCGCGGTCGTTCATGATGAGTTGGACGCGAGAGCCGAGGATCCGTTTCAGTGCGCGGGCGTCCTCTAGCATCTGGCGTGCGTTGCCGGACTTGTTGCGATATTGAATCAGGGTGACGCCGGCGGCCGCGAGGTCTTCGGCGGCAGCCAGCAGTGCGCCACCATCTGGGAAATACGAGGCATCGAGAATCGGATAAAGGGGCGGAAGCTTCAACATAAAAACATCGGCAGCGTCATGCAATGGCCGTTTAAGGCGTCGCTGAAATTGCGGGCACCACCAACGCGTTGTGCATATTTAAAATCAGCCACTTCCCTGCCTGGCGGTGACACATGGCAACACCGTGCCCGGCATGGTGTTCGGAGGCGTTCGCCAACTTATAGTCGTAGGAGTACCAGAGCGCGTCTCCGAAGCTGCGGACATCGTGGGTTGCCATTTCGAAATGCAGTCCGGCTTTGGCATTTCTGAAATACTGTTCGTTCAAATACTGCATCACTTCCTTGCGTCCGCGAAATTCTCCGTGGGGTGTGTAGAGCACGATTTCCGGATCAAAACACTCTTCCAGTTCGCTGACTTTGGCTTCATTGAAGGCGACGTTGCAGTGGCCCATCGCCATCTC is from Acidobacteriota bacterium and encodes:
- a CDS encoding tetratricopeptide repeat protein produces the protein MASSVDVGSARSIALVRRVVALDEKNLGANDPHLAEDYGSLAVLASLTDVIEAEKLHGRAVAIVEAAKEMEPFYRVTILSSAAIFYRQQKEYKEAERVLRRALEFADGLTPAQKSLQLQLRASLADVLDEEGKKDEAEHLIAEPAPPSNNTQTNSDTMGAENDALRARQYKERGELKEAELFYRQAISAYEKVPASGFALSQSLNELADICHSEKRDVEAEELYRRALNVQEKSLPFILAMNARVLSYPFAIQNFLRDQGRLNEMELVYQHALAIQEQYLGPNDYSLGETFLMLAGIYREEGKSGTAVPLCQRAMEISERYFGKGDPHVIAILNEYVRNLEAVGRTQEASAMRARANRMGNREASPK
- a CDS encoding DUF421 domain-containing protein, with product MLPPGAHTLLEIALRTGVVYLLVLVGIRLSGKREVGQMTPFDLTLLLLLSNSVQNAMTGSDTSVWGGAVAAATLLSLNYLVAELAGTNRRFRKLIQGQPSLLIHDGEVIAAHMAREHITMDALECAVREHGVATYKEVALAVLEVDGSISVLKYEEIQPTAQNHLARRRFIKKP
- the thiO gene encoding glycine oxidase ThiO; translated protein: MKTWDAIIIGAGIIGLTLAIELRKQGLRVMVVDKGEPGRESSWAAGGMLVDFSPEMPRALQELGAASARMYPEFVHQLKDESRLNIDLRSEGALLWDPASDPLLRSSYPLPAPLAELEPHLAAKSCEPFFVRERCVDPRDLVAAVIATARHREVDFSSGDTVLGVEINEGKAIGVRTNKTTFAAGAIVNCAGAWAGQVAPHVFPTRPVKGQMLYVVMPEKDLLRHVVRTPEVYLIPRSDGRLLIGATVEEAGFDKQVVPDTIHKLRKAAIEMVPRLTEARILESWAGLRPGTPDALPILGATSTPGYFVATGHFRDGILLAPITANLMTSVVTGRKTALDLSAFSPARFS
- a CDS encoding ABC transporter ATP-binding protein gives rise to the protein MKLIIDNVSKQYGRGPWALRNFSLELGTGVLGLLGPNGAGKTTLMTILATITRATEGRVIWDGAEVSANPDALRSVLGYLPQDFGVYPNLNAVEFLEYLAAVKGLDAAVSKRRIDELLNLVNLTDVRKRPLGGYSGGMKQRVGIAQALLNDPKLLIVDEPTAGLDPEERVRFRNLLSELSGERIVILSTHIVSDVEATATDIALISQGQLVAHASPEDLLRKVEGRVWEWVLPSAELNGARQQHLISNTARRSDGVHARVLGETPPDGAQPVAPNLEDAYLYCLSQHRAGAAA
- a CDS encoding tagatose 1,6-diphosphate aldolase, with protein sequence MKLTPGKLKGLKAVSNERGVIAAAAMDQRGSLQKSLAKEKGGEVTDAMMEEFKTLVTEVLTPHATAILLDPEWGLPASKRRAKNAGLLLAYEKTGYDKTGPGRLGDLLDLWSARRLKEAGADCVKILLYYTPFDPKHVNDAKHAWVERIGDECRANDIPYFLEFVGYEEGADEKGLDYAKKKPQIVAESMKEFSKDRYGVDVLKVEVPVNMKYVEGTKSFGGQKAYTKKEAIDLFHKAAGVATRPFIYLSAGVSNAEFSETLELAGESGVKFNGVLCGRATWKDGIAVYAKQGAAAFRTWLETEGVKNINNVNDKLKAATSWHSIYET
- a CDS encoding SDR family oxidoreductase, producing the protein MPDHKTALITGASFGIGLELARIFAREGYNLVLVARTADKLRQVASELEKAHGTRSLTLASDLSAPGAAAYVHDQTTRAELTIDVLVNNAGFGQFGLFAENDLEECLQQIQLNITTLTHLTRLYLPEMLQRKSGRILNVASTAAFQAGPLMAVYYATKAYVLHFSEGIANELRGTGITVTCLCPGPTVTEFAKRANILTARLFKLGAMDARTVAEDGYRALMAGKPIVISGFKNWLTAQSVRFAPRSWVTAVARKLQETRKE
- a CDS encoding amino acid permease — its product is MTDLLAKKPIDQLVKEAQETGEHSLKRTLGVFQLTALGVGAVIGAGIFVLSGLGAHYAGPGLMLSFVLSGMGCAFAALCYAEFAAMIPLAGSAYTYAYATLGEIFAWIIGWDLTLEYAMGASTVSSGWSNHFIELLDIFHIKMPLWLAYDHWTGLRAAENIVARQMAVASDSTLVPGTQAFLNKVTEIMGAQSPELMQRGHDLLNAPHLFGYEIGVNVPAFIIALVITAILTIGIKESARFNSTIVTIKVAVVLFVIALGFRYVSASNWGGDWHSFAPFGFSGIGAGAAYIFFAYIGFDAVSTTAQEAKNPQRDLPIGIIASLLICTALYIAVAAVLTGMVPWREVNIEAPIARAFMDRGLTGASHIITLGALAGLTSVMLVMLLGQTRVLYSMANDGLLPKKFFAAIHPRFRTPWKNTILVGFLAAIVGSLTPIDDIGKMVNIGTLLAFVIVCIAVMVLRSTNPGQARPFRTPWVPFVPIMGILFNGYMMYKLGWVNWARLIVWLVIGLVVYFVYGRHHSKVQQSLKR
- a CDS encoding amino acid permease, whose protein sequence is MSTDAKPTSPATLADDWAKHTHQDKELVQGLGLTSATMLVMGSMIGSGIFIVSADISRVTSSPALLIGAWLVTGFLTIVGALSYGELAAMMPRAGGQYVYLRESLGPLWGFLYGWTLFLVIQTGTIAAVGVAFGKFLGVFWPAISSSHWILHFWKVPKFTIGPMVLGGMDVGLNTQNLVAILVVVLLSIINIFGIRTGALIQNVFTAAKVSALLGLVIFGVFLGRNAQAIASNFGANFWKNAGLGTLHDVGGGVLVSTLTVLAIAQVGSLFSADAWNNVTFTAGEVKNPSRNLPLSLALGTGVVIALYIGCNFIYLAALPLMGSPTGTTLLERGIQYAAEDRVGTATMTQMFGAAGGALMAIAIMISGFGCCNGLILAGARVYYAMAKDGLFFKSVARLHPKYKTPAVSLMVSMVWTCILCVSGSYGQLLDYIIFAVLVFYILTIIGLFVLRKTHPDAERPYKAVGYPVLPAIYIVMALFIDVVLLRYKPQYTWPGLCIVLLGIPVYFLWSQKARPTSA